ATCTAGTAAAAAAGTGAACTCTATTAAAAGAAGATTAAAATTTGATGAGAAAACAGATTTTCATACTTTCTGGATTGAAAGACCAAAACACCCGTCCCCAAAATATGATATGATGAATAATAATTCAGAATGTTTCAAAACCACTAGCAAGGAAGGATGAAATGATGAAAGTCGACTTAAACTGTGATTTAGGAGAAAGTTTCGGTTCTTATACAATTGGAAAAGACGAAGAAATGATGAAATATGTAACATCAGTCAATATAGCCTGCGGATTCCATGCCGGTGATCCCCTCGTGATGAAATCAACGGTTGAAAATGCCTTGAAGCATCATCTAAAGATTGGTGCTCATCCCGGCTTACCGGATCTGCAAGGTTTTGGGCGTAGAATGATTCAAATCTCCCCTGAGGAAGCATACGCCATGGTTCAATATCAAACCGGAGCGCTGCTTGCATTCCTCACCGCACAGGGCGGGAGCTTATCACACGTCAAACCCCACGGGGCGTTGTATAATATGGCCGCTAAAGATGAAAAATTAGCGAATGCCATTGCCCAAGCGGTCTATGATCTTGACCCCAGCTTAACACTATTCGGCCTATCCGAGAGCGAGCTTACCAAAGCAGGGGAAGCCGCCGGTTTATCCGTCGCACATGAGGTTTTTGCAGATCGGACTTATCAATCTGACGGCTCACTGACTCCCCGTACTCATCCAAATGCCGTCCTTCATGATGAAGGAGCCGTAATCAAACAGGTGCTGCGAATGGTCGAGAAACAGGAAGTGGAGTCGACAGACGGACACATCATTCCAATCAAAGCTGATACCATCTGTCTCCACGGGGATAACGAAGCGGCTTTACTTCTCGCTGAACGCTTACATAAATCTTTTTAATAACTGCATCAGGGCTCTCTTTTGGTCCCTGATGCCCATACCTTCATTTATCCAAAAATACTGGAAAGAGGGTTTGTACCATGAGGAGAAGTGTTATTTTAAATGGGTTCCGCTGGACCTTCATCATACTTGTGGCATGTATGATCGTCCTATACGGATATCAACGCCTTTTACTCCATAAAGGGATTGATGACTCGGTCCAACGGATTTCCCCGAATTCAACGATCATCGGCATTATCCAGACCCACACGACTGAAAGCAAGGAAAAAGTATATCGGGCGCTCTATAAAACCTCCGAGGGAAAATGTTTCAGGGCAACATTCGAGCGAGGTTCCTATTCACTCATCCTGAACAAAGAATCATCATGCAATTAAAAAGGAGATACCTATGCAATTAGCCGTTCATCTATTTCCCCGTGCTGAACAAATCGCAAACATCCAGGAGATAAGAAGGCAATATGCTCCACTATCTGATAAAATCCCCCCTCACGTCACCCTCGTATTCCCTTTCACACCGCACCATTCTGCAGCCGATATTCTTTTGCACGTCCGGTCCGCAGCCGACCGGACACCTCCTTTTCATGTTACTTTCGAGGGAGTCAGCCCATCCGATGGAGGGTATATCTTCTTGAATGTCATAAAAGGAGCCGATTCCATTATCTCTCTCCATGATGAGCTATATAGAGGGCTGCTTTCCCGGTTCCTGAATCATCAGTATCCATACACGCCACATATGACACTTGGAAGACTGGAAAGTGAACTGGACTTCCACCGTGCCCTCCTGGACTGTAAGGACAAAGTGGAAAGCTTTTCTGTTCTTGTGGAGGATATCATCGTCGAAGAAATTGATGATGAAGAATATAGCAACGTGATCGGCAAGTTCAGCCTGAGGGTGTTTTAGGCACAGCAGTTTGTGGAAAAGAATGATAGTACAAAGCAGATGGAAGGAGAAAAGGATGGAAATTTTAACGATTCATACAAATAAAAGAGATGAAATGATAGACATTACCAGTAAAGTACAGGCCATCGTGACGGATGAAGGTTTGAAAGAAGGCTGCGTGATTGTCCAGTCTTTACATACTACCGCAGGGATCACGGTGAATGAAAACGCTGACCCGGATGTCAAAACAGATTTCCTCCGCAGGTTCGATGAAGTATATCCCTGGGAACATACTTTGGACTTGCATGCTGAAGGGAATACTGCTGCACATCTAAAGACCAGTACCGTCGGCCATTCCCAAACGATTATCGTGACGGAAGGTAGATTATTACTCGGGACCTGGCAGGGAATCTATTTTTGCGAATTCGATGGACCTCGCTCAGGTAGGCAGGTAGTGGTCAAAACGGTTTCTACCGGCTGAATATGAACAGATATAATGACGAAGAGGGTGAGCCATCATCATCCCCTCCTACTCAAAACAGCCGGAACCTGCTTAATATATGTGATGTGATGGCACACAAAAAGTCCGAACGAAGTAGATTTTTGACAAATCATTCGTTCGGACTTTCCATTGGCGGGCACTGTTTTTTCCCAACCGCTTTTTAGCTCTATTCTAAAAAGCGGTCAGAGATATTTTTAGACGGAAGCATACATGCGTCTCTCTTTCCGAACCACTTATACCGGTTGTTGGCTATCAGCTTATATACACCGTCCCTCAATGGTTTCGGAACAACCCGAAATACAGTCAAAAACTTCAGCGGTCCAGATAACCGGGAACAAACCTTGAGGGCCGCTGTCGACTCGGTAAATGCCCGATTTCCCTCAATTAACACGAAGCTGTCCATCGTAACTGGCAGGTCATGGGTTTTCAGAAGCTGCTGACCGATATCACTTTGTAAGGAAGCAAACTGATAGGCAGCTTCAGGATCCCTGTCGATGATAAAGCGAACGCTGCTGTTGCAGAAATTACACACGCCGTCAAATAAGATGATTCCCATTTTCACCATCACCCCTTGATGTAGTTTGATGAAGCGATTAGATAAAAGGGTACTCCCCCCCTGCTCATGCATGCTCTGACAGATGACTCACTTGATTATACTTACGCACCATCCATGATCCACCTTCGTAATGAATGTCAGTGAAGCATCCGTTAAACAGCTTCACATGGCCGTCCCCCACTTCATTTCCGTGAAATTGCTTTAATACGCTGGAGATGACTGCCCCGTGGGCCACAATCAGCACTTTTTGGCCTGGAAAATGAGTTTGGATGAAGGCCAATCCCTCCCCTATCCTTGCAACAAGGTCTTCATATGTCTCCATTTCAGGAAAAATAAAGTCAGGATAATCTCTCATTCTGTCTTCACGAAGCATCCCCTCCCCAAGACCAAAAGAACGTTCCTTAAATTGATCGCACTCTACAATGTTCAATCCGAGGGCTTCATTGATGATTTCAGCGGTTTCCCTTGCCCTCAAAAGTGAAGTCGTGACCAGTGCATCCCACTGATGGTGCTGTAAGAAGTCCCGGCACTCTCTTGCCTGACGCTTGCCTGTCTCATTTAACGGGATATCGGTTTGCCCCTGTAGTTTACCGACTAAATTCCAATCGGTCTGTCCATGACGGACCATGCATATTTGTGTCATGATGTTGCCCCCTTTTTTATCTTATTTTGCTTCTGAACCCATGGCCTGTCTTTATAATACGCTCCTTTTTCATAGATTGTGGCTATTATTAGACGTTAATGAGAGCATCATTGGTAATGTGAGACTGTGGAATAAAAAATACCATAGCAATGAATCAAGGCCATTGTACTTGAATGACATTGATCACTACTATTCAGAAGATGAATAAGCAATTAGTTCAATGGATTTTTGGTTTTTATCTTCGATGGTTGATTGGAGCGGAAGATGCTCGACTCCTGCGGGAACTGATGGACAGTACGAAATGCGGAGGCGGCTTGTTCAGCCCCGACAAGCATAAGATGAATGGGCTGTGAAGGCCGTCTTTGCCTTCATGGACCATTTAGCTTATGACCTCGAGGGCTAGCCGCCGTAGCTAGACAGGTGAGACCCCGCAGGACGAAGTCCGAGGAGGCTCACCGCCAGCCCCGCGGAAAGCGAGCATCTCTCGCTGCAATCAACCGCATCTCGCTTGTCTAAAAGCCACAATGTTTACGAAAACATCCTTATAATAAGATCCATCTCCGGTTGGGTTCTGTATAATTCTAGTAGTTTTTATGATATACTATATTACCATTAAAAGAGAACCTATTGAAATAGTTTTAAACCATGCAGTATAAGGAGTTGGCTGAAGAAGATGAGAGATGAATTATTATACTTGGCACAAGAGATCGTTTCCCATAAATCTGAAATCGCCCAAGGGGTCATCCGCTATCAAGAGCAGCGTTATTCGGATCAGATCACATTCTCAGGTGTGAATATGGATCAGGTGACTGAATGGCGGGTACAGTTAATTGAATTGCTGGCTGAATCCCTCAATGAAGAAACAGATGATTCACTTCACAAAATCAGGGAATGGACTGATAAGGTAGGGAAAATTGCACTCGAAAAAGGACTTCCCCTTAATGAAGCAGTCAAGACGCTGTCTGCATTCCGGACAGCCATTTGGGATATTTTCAAGGAGCAATTGGAAGATGAGAGCATTTCAGCCCCCCTTATGCTTCAAGTAAATAAGATGATAAATCCTTTATTGGATGAAGTCGCGTATCAGTTAAATGAAGTGTTCCGTATCCAGCAGAAAGAACAGCTCACACTGATCTATTCTGCCATGGATGAATTGTCTGCTCCGATCGTACCCATCAGTGACAAAATCGCAATCCTTCCTTTAATCGGCGATATTGACACCCACAGGGCCAGTGCAGTCATGGAAACAGCACTGAAGAAAAGCGCCGAGCTCCAATTGGATTATTTATTCATTGATATCTCCGGCGTAGCCATCATGGACACGATGGTTTCCCATAACATCTATCAAATCGTCAATGCCTTGAAGATGATGGGTGTGACATCCATCCTGACCGGAATAAGACCGGAAGTTGCCCATGCTCTGGGAAATCTCGGCATCACATTCGAAGAATTAAAAACCAGCTCAAGTTTGAAAAAAGCGCTTGAAGACATCGGCTACACCCAATATGAGGTCGACCTTCCCGTTTGATCTGTAAAAGACAAACCGGCTACAGCAACAAATGAGGCAATATAATCAGACCCATTGCATGAAACATTTCACATCATGCTAACATCATCACAAAAATCCGAACGTATTCGATTTCCTTTTAGGATATCGCATAATCGTTCGGATTTTTTGCTGAAGGCTCTTAAACTAAATATCGTTGCATTTAGATAAGAAGCCAGTGATTGATTTCTGCATGAACTGCGGGCACTCTATCCCCTGCCACTTCTGATTTTGTGATACAAAATCAGTTGCACACTCTGGACGGTCAAATATATGGGAATTGACCAATACATCCTGTAACCTTTATCGAAGTGGAAGAGACCGATTTTCACTGAACACCATTCCATCAGCATGGAAAAGGACGTCCATATCAATATATAGGGGAGAATCATGT
The nucleotide sequence above comes from Bacillus sp. KH172YL63. Encoded proteins:
- a CDS encoding secondary thiamine-phosphate synthase enzyme YjbQ, encoding MEILTIHTNKRDEMIDITSKVQAIVTDEGLKEGCVIVQSLHTTAGITVNENADPDVKTDFLRRFDEVYPWEHTLDLHAEGNTAAHLKTSTVGHSQTIIVTEGRLLLGTWQGIYFCEFDGPRSGRQVVVKTVSTG
- a CDS encoding 5-oxoprolinase subunit PxpA, producing the protein MMKVDLNCDLGESFGSYTIGKDEEMMKYVTSVNIACGFHAGDPLVMKSTVENALKHHLKIGAHPGLPDLQGFGRRMIQISPEEAYAMVQYQTGALLAFLTAQGGSLSHVKPHGALYNMAAKDEKLANAIAQAVYDLDPSLTLFGLSESELTKAGEAAGLSVAHEVFADRTYQSDGSLTPRTHPNAVLHDEGAVIKQVLRMVEKQEVESTDGHIIPIKADTICLHGDNEAALLLAERLHKSF
- a CDS encoding 2'-5' RNA ligase family protein, with the protein product MQLAVHLFPRAEQIANIQEIRRQYAPLSDKIPPHVTLVFPFTPHHSAADILLHVRSAADRTPPFHVTFEGVSPSDGGYIFLNVIKGADSIISLHDELYRGLLSRFLNHQYPYTPHMTLGRLESELDFHRALLDCKDKVESFSVLVEDIIVEEIDDEEYSNVIGKFSLRVF
- a CDS encoding histidine phosphatase family protein, with translation MTQICMVRHGQTDWNLVGKLQGQTDIPLNETGKRQARECRDFLQHHQWDALVTTSLLRARETAEIINEALGLNIVECDQFKERSFGLGEGMLREDRMRDYPDFIFPEMETYEDLVARIGEGLAFIQTHFPGQKVLIVAHGAVISSVLKQFHGNEVGDGHVKLFNGCFTDIHYEGGSWMVRKYNQVSHLSEHA
- a CDS encoding STAS domain-containing protein — protein: MRDELLYLAQEIVSHKSEIAQGVIRYQEQRYSDQITFSGVNMDQVTEWRVQLIELLAESLNEETDDSLHKIREWTDKVGKIALEKGLPLNEAVKTLSAFRTAIWDIFKEQLEDESISAPLMLQVNKMINPLLDEVAYQLNEVFRIQQKEQLTLIYSAMDELSAPIVPISDKIAILPLIGDIDTHRASAVMETALKKSAELQLDYLFIDISGVAIMDTMVSHNIYQIVNALKMMGVTSILTGIRPEVAHALGNLGITFEELKTSSSLKKALEDIGYTQYEVDLPV
- a CDS encoding thiol-disulfide oxidoreductase DCC family protein, with the translated sequence MGIILFDGVCNFCNSSVRFIIDRDPEAAYQFASLQSDIGQQLLKTHDLPVTMDSFVLIEGNRAFTESTAALKVCSRLSGPLKFLTVFRVVPKPLRDGVYKLIANNRYKWFGKRDACMLPSKNISDRFLE